One genomic window of Tachypleus tridentatus isolate NWPU-2018 chromosome 12, ASM421037v1, whole genome shotgun sequence includes the following:
- the LOC143233129 gene encoding COMM domain-containing protein 3-like — MQVSKEVLEGISLLGDATVFQDDVFQQLIDLVFEEVSTSLACSKLLSVPVVSPIILKKVHAAVVTFVYDAAKWNTNNSSITSILEDCKFDSDRISNFLSLYDKNKTKIQSHLSNVGSYRPHIVDVDWTEHYVIKSNNLERICLPSYIISLKTDSLNQDGSSNLDSTQFVCTLEQLQDLVGQLKDAVKSLERISQGQ, encoded by the coding sequence ATGCAGGTATCGAAAGAAGTGCTCGAAGGTATTTCGTTACTCGGAGATGCAACTGTGTTTCAAGATGATGTATTTCAGCAACTAATAGATTTAGTTTTTGAGGAGGTTTCAACGTCGCTTGCATGCTCAAAATTGCTCAGTGTACCTGTAGTTAGTCCAATAATTTTGAAAAAGGTTCACGCTGCAGTTGTAACATTTGTTTATGATGCAGCAAAATGGAATACGAATAACTCGAGTATAACTTCAATTCTGGAAGATTGTAAATTTGATTCAGACAGGATatctaattttctttctttatatgataaaaataaaactaaaattcagtCGCATCTCAGTAATGTAGGAAGTTATCGTCCTCATATAGTGGATGTGGATTGGACAGAACATTACgtgattaaaagtaataatttggaAAGAATATGTCTTCCTAGTTACATTATTTCTCTGAAAACTGATTCGTTAAACCAAGATGGGTCTTCTAATTTGGACAGCACGCAATTCGTATGTACATTGGAACAACTTCAAGACTTGGTTGGACAGCTGAAAGATGCCGTGAAGTCTTTAGAGAGAATAAGTCAAGGACAATAA